CCGGCGCGCGACGCGCTGCCGACGTCCGCGCGTGTCCTCCCGTGATCGGGTGCGCCCGCTACCTACGCTGAGGGCCTAGCCACATCCGTCACACGTGGCCCCCCTTCCCCACGGACGACCAGCGAAGGCACCTGCGCATGGCGAACAACGTCATCGGCCGCGACATGGCGGTCGACCTCGGCACTGCCAACACGCTGGTCTACGTACGCGGCAAGGGCGTCGTCCTCGACGAGCCCAGCGTCGTGGCGATGAACTCCGTGACCGGCGAGGTGCTCGCGGTCGGCCACGAGGCCAAGCGGATGATCGGCCGCACCCCGGAGACGATCACCGCGATCCGCCCGCTCAAGGACGGCGTGATCGCCGACTTCGACGCCACCGAGCAGATGCTGCGCTACTTCATCCAGCAGGTGCACCGGCGCCGCTACTTCGCCAAGCCGCGGATGGTGATCTGCGTGCCCAGCGGGATCACCGCGGTGGAGCAGCGCGCGGTCAAGGAGGCGGGCTTCCAGGCCGGCGCCCGGCGGGTCTACATCGTCGAGGAGCCGATGGCGGCCGCGATCGGCGCGGGCCTGCCCGTGCACGAGGCGACCGGCAACATGGTCGTCGACGTCGGCGGCGGGACCACCGAGGTCGCGGTCATCTCCCTGGGCGGCATCGTCACCAGCCTGAGCGTGCGGACCGCCGGCGACGACCTCGACCAGGCGATCATGTCGTGGATGAAGAAGGAGTACTCGCTGATGCTCGGCGAGCGCACCGCCGAGGAGGTCAAGATGACCCTCGGCTCCGCCTTCCCGCTGCCCGACGAGCCGGAGGCGGAGATCCGCGGCCGGGACATGGTCTCCGGCCTGCCCCGCACCGTGGTCGTCTCCAGCGCCGAGGTGCGTCACGCCCTGGAGGAGCAGGTCACCGACATCGTGGACGCCGTCCGCGCGACCCTGGACCAGACCCCGCCCGAGCTGGCCGGGGACATCATGGACCGGGGGATCGTGCTGACCGGCGGCGGCGCCCTGCTGCGCGGCCTCGACGAGCGGCTGCGGCACGAGACCGGCATGCCGGTGCACGTCGCCGAGCACCCGCTGGAGTCGGTGGCCTTCGGCGCCGGACGCTGCGTGGAGGAGTTCGAGGCGCTCCAGCAGGTCCTGGTCTCGGACCCCCGGAGGAAGTGATGGCGCCCTTCGACCGGGAGCGCCGCTGGCGCGGGCTCGACGAAGGGCCGAGGCCGCCGCGCGCCACCCTGGTCGCGCTGGTGCTGGCCGCGGCGACCCTGATGACCCTGGACCAGGCCACCGGTCCCGACTCGCCGGTCGACGCGCTGCGCACGGTGGTCGGCGAGGGGTTCGGCCCGGTGGAGACCGCGACCTCCGCGCTGGTGCGGCCCTTCACCGCCGTCCCGACCTGGTTCAAGCAGAAGGACGACCTGCGCGAGGACGTCCGCGAGCTGGAGGCGGAGAACGCCGCCCTGCGCGAGCAGGTCGCCACGGTCGACTACGACCGCAACCGGCTGGCCGAGTTCGAGGGGCTGACCCGGGCCGCCGCCGACCTGGGACGCAGCCTGGTCCCGGCCCGGGTGGTCGGCTACGGCCCCGCCCAGTCCTTCACCCGCACCGTGACCCTGGACGCCGGCTCCGACGCCGGCCTGCGCCCCGACATGACCGTGGTCAACGCCGACGGGCTGGTCGGGCGGGTGCTGCGGGTGACCCGCAGCAGCGCCACCGTGCTGCTCGCGGTCGACGCCCGCTCCGTGGTCGGCGGCCGGATCGGGCGCACCATGGAGCTGGGCTTCCTGCGCGGCGGCGAGGACGGCACGCTGGACCTCGAGCTGCTGGACCAGAAGGTGGTGCCCGCCCAGGGCGACGTGGTGGTCACCTGGGGGAGCGACGGCGCTGGGCCGTACGTCCCCGGCATCCCGGTCGGCCGGGTCACCGACGTCTTCGCCAGCGTCCGCGAGCAGTCCCAGCGCGCGGTGATCGAGCCGTTCGTCGCCTTCTCCTCCCTCGACGTCGTCGGCGTGG
The window above is part of the Nocardioides campestrisoli genome. Proteins encoded here:
- the mreC gene encoding rod shape-determining protein MreC, which codes for MAPFDRERRWRGLDEGPRPPRATLVALVLAAATLMTLDQATGPDSPVDALRTVVGEGFGPVETATSALVRPFTAVPTWFKQKDDLREDVRELEAENAALREQVATVDYDRNRLAEFEGLTRAAADLGRSLVPARVVGYGPAQSFTRTVTLDAGSDAGLRPDMTVVNADGLVGRVLRVTRSSATVLLAVDARSVVGGRIGRTMELGFLRGGEDGTLDLELLDQKVVPAQGDVVVTWGSDGAGPYVPGIPVGRVTDVFASVREQSQRAVIEPFVAFSSLDVVGVVVPDGTATDRALVEADGEIG
- a CDS encoding rod shape-determining protein, whose protein sequence is MANNVIGRDMAVDLGTANTLVYVRGKGVVLDEPSVVAMNSVTGEVLAVGHEAKRMIGRTPETITAIRPLKDGVIADFDATEQMLRYFIQQVHRRRYFAKPRMVICVPSGITAVEQRAVKEAGFQAGARRVYIVEEPMAAAIGAGLPVHEATGNMVVDVGGGTTEVAVISLGGIVTSLSVRTAGDDLDQAIMSWMKKEYSLMLGERTAEEVKMTLGSAFPLPDEPEAEIRGRDMVSGLPRTVVVSSAEVRHALEEQVTDIVDAVRATLDQTPPELAGDIMDRGIVLTGGGALLRGLDERLRHETGMPVHVAEHPLESVAFGAGRCVEEFEALQQVLVSDPRRK